In one Juglans regia cultivar Chandler chromosome 11, Walnut 2.0, whole genome shotgun sequence genomic region, the following are encoded:
- the LOC109009460 gene encoding calcineurin-binding protein 1 isoform X1 yields MFSIAAINDTDSRGQWEPLAPTKEAQEFHVSQTYHEGLLKLQAKEYEKARELLQSVLRDPLIANAQVDNSVSDGHLLQLRFLALKNLATVFLQQGSAHYEDALRCYLQAVEIDTKDSVVWNQLGTLSCSMGLLSISRWAFEQGLFCSPNNWNCMEKLLEVLIAIGDEVACLSVAELILRHWPSHSRALHVKNTIEEPEPVPFAPRGIDKLEPKHVRLKFLDKRKATDESLEENVALKKLNQNIDVHLTEASWASLADALLEILLPLHGCASEMGAEKGYKSWDVRLNVHLPCRSENVMGRTVERKGIDLNLAGENMPVGDCDTERANVVKEKEPNIVEEQPHERRSTRLERLRSRKPGKDELDSGTRQVLDKVVIQYLEPFITGGRGTKNTVHAASCSNPLDTEYGDVSRFVTETSKNYGAYHMGHLLLEEAARRGIVHQDGFAKLLELEKLTRHWAKDRSPECSLFLAELYYDRGSSFSSASKQSEFMYEASYHLCKIIESVALDYPFHFSCVLGNEESSSIHSFHGIVGLPTNHPTNRDTVLDSSFLTSNSSFWARFFWLSGRLSILDGNKAKAHEEFCISLSLLTNKENTDDFLCVIQIPYCKAIKELTVDRLLHEINILKVDFLMEKTLGEMIEKEMYIECVTLLAPLLFPTKDVHLDALPSAILDTKGEGVASLELSALDILIKACEKIKSMDVELYLSCHRQKLQILIAATGMDDCLVSCRPFHQKLGSKTLSGSDMEVKESSIEQWNCSVADEVRAISECVSQVKNFIDQSGDSNGVIVPISCIGDIQSLLLSVMCNVASILSCKKSSGLVVGDQAERCCFVDSAIAFCKLQHLKPTLPVKTQVDLIVATHDLLAEYGLCCAGERSDGEEGAFLKFAIKHLLALDMKLKSNFNTLNRNATECHELDSHNSHAKPSISESRSDTMDVGRDQTRLDETTFMEKDASEGITSRDISSHKALDKETPGVECGDQSCDGSDGQFNKGEKANNQFTERGNELTEDEREELELKIDNALDQCFFCLYGLNLRSDSSYEDDLVTHKNTSRGDYQTKEQCADVFQYILPCAKASSRTGLVKLRRVLRTIRKHFPHPPEDVLASNTIDKFLDDPDLCEDKLSDEAGSEGFLETMKNIMLPGAGSLKQYKTSSVGSTEQYLEVYCNLYYLLAQSEEMSATDKWPGFVLTREGEEFVQQNANLFKYDLLYNPLRFESWQRLANIYDEEVDLLLNDGSKHINVVGWRKNAALPQRVEISRRRSRRCLLMSLALAKTSDQQCEIHELLALVYYDSLQNVVPFYDQRSVVPAKDAAWMMYCENSMKHFKKAFAHKQDWSHAFYMGKLCEKLGYSHDMSLSYYDKAIALNPSAVDPVYRMHASRLKLLYTRGKQSLDALKVLSEYSFSQSVRDAVMDIFGKMGSVISQSPVHREDSTQAKADQIMQEKSLEEAWCMLYSDCLSALETCVEGDLKHFHKARYILAQGLYKRGENGDLKRAKDELSFCFKSSRSSFTINMWEIDSMVKKGRRKTPGFAGSKKVLEVNLPESSRKFITCIRKYMLFYLKLLEETGDICTLDRAYVSLRADKRFSLCIEDLVPVALGRYIKALISTMHQAETVGSGAASGSEHVLEKLFALFMEQGNLWPEICGLPEIKSIEISESRLYGYLHEHIVSLERNGKLETIEAINEKIRKRFKNPKLSNSNCAKVCRHASVAWCRSLIIGLAVITPLPSEISSDNPVIMNTSDAWLESSNLLYVDLQMNDLWNSVFEDSIQLKNLETKWHPVVCKIKNIMIKKASDDDLETANALLRSSYNFYRESSCVTLPSGVNLYLVSSRFVAGTQFQPSTDGVETLDLSIPRKLLLWAYTLLHGRCANIAGVVKYCEENAKSKMKKGTGMSSAPINIPSTATTHTGAGKDGARHGGGSDVEAAPLTPVASAPLCEGDGRACLNPLTASGESQRGLFSAPQLHQCKNAVLERNSSIEREAGDSDRS; encoded by the exons ATG TTCTCAATTGCTGCTATCAATGATACGGATTCTAGAGGGCAGTGGGAACCCTTAGCACCTACCAAAGAAGCCCAG GAATTCCACGTTTCGCAAACTTATCATGAAGGACTCCTCAAGTTACAAGCTAAAGAATACGAAAAGGCTCGCGAACTCTTGCAATCTGTACTGCGAGATCCTCTTATAGCAAATGCACAG gTGGATAACAGTGTCAGTGATGGTCATCTATTGCAGCTCAG ATTTTTGGCACTGAAGAACCTTGCCACTGTTTTTCTTCAACAAGGTTCTGCACATTATGAGGATGCTTTACGCTGTTACCTTCAAGCTGTAGAGATTGATACCAAAGATTCTGTTGTCTGGAACCAGCTGGGAACATTATCATGCTCAATGGGATTGCTCAGTATATCGCGTTGGGCTTTTGAGCAAGGGCTTTTCTGCAGCCCTAATAATT GGAACTGCATGGAGAAACTATTGGAAGTTCTTATTGCTATTGGGGATGAGGTGGCTTGTCTTTCTGTGGCAGAGTTGATTTTGAGGCATTGGCCGTCACATTCTCGTGCTTTGCATGTCAAAAATACAATTGAAGAGCCGGAGCCAGTTCCATTCGCTCCAAGAGGTATAGATAAGCTGGAACCTAAACATGTGCGGCTTAAATTCCTTGATAAGAGAAAAGCAACTGATGAAAGTTTAGAGGAAAATGTTGCATTGAAAAAGCTGAACCAGAACATTGATGTGCACCTGACAGAAGCTTCCTGGGCATCTCTTGCTGATGCACTATTGGAAATCTTACTTCCATTGCATGGATGTGCTTCTGAGATGGGGGCTGAAAAAGGATATAAATCTTGGGATGTCAGATTAAATGTGCACTTACCTTGTAGATCAGAAAATGTTATGGGGAGGACTGTGGAAAGGAAAGGGATTGACTTAAACTTAGCCGGAGAAAATATGCCTGTTGGTGATTGTGACACCGAAAGAGCAAATGTAGttaaagaaaaagaaccaaATATTGTGGAAGAACAACCACATGAGAGGCGGAGTACTCGTCTTGAAAGGCTTAGGAGTCGTAAACCAGGGAAAGATGAATTGGATTCTGGTACTCGTCAGGTGCTGGACAAGGTTGTAATTCAATATTTAGAACCATTTATCACTGGTGGAAGGGGAACTAAGAATACCGTTCATGCTGCTAGTTGTTCTAATCCATTGGATACTGAATATGGTGATGTTTCTAGATTTGTCACAGAAACTTCAAAAAATTATGGTGCTTACCATATGGGCCACTTACTTTTAGAAGAGGCAGCAAGAAGGGGCATTGTCCATCAGGATGGATTTGCCAAATTGCTGGAGTTGGAGAAGCTGACAAGACATTGGGCAAAGGATAGGAGCCCTGAATGTAGTCTTTTTCTTGCTGAGCTTTATTATGACCGCGGGTCATCCTTTTCCAGTGCTTCCAAACAGTCTGAATTCATGTATGAGGCGTCTTATCATCTTTGTAAGATCATTGAATCAGTAGCTTTGGACTATCCTTTTCACTTCAGTTGCGTCTTGGGAAATGAAGAAAGTTCTTCAATTCATAGTTTTCATGGTATTGTTGGACTGCCAACCAACCACCCTACAAACAGGGACACAGTTCTAGATAGTTCATTTCTAACCAGCAACAGTTCCTTCTGGGCTCGGTTTTTCTGGTTGAGTGGGCGATTGTCTATATTAGATGGTAACAAAGCAAAAGCTCATGAAGAATTCTGTATTTCCTTGTCACTTCTGACAAACAAGGAAAATACGGATGACTTTCTATGTGTTATCCAGATCCCATACTGCAAGGCTATTAAAGAGCTAACTGTTGATAGGCTTCtccatgaaattaatattttaaaagttgatTTCTTGATGGAGAAGACTTTAGGTGAGATGATTGAGAAAGAGATGTATATAGAGTGTGTCACCTTGCTTGCTCCACTTCTATTTCCTACTAAAGATGTTCACCTTGATGCATTGCCTTCTGCCATCTTGGATACAAAAGGTGAAGGGGTTGCTTCTCTTGAATTATCAGCACTAGACATTTTAATCAAAGCTTGTGAGAAGATAAAGTCAATGGACGTGGAGTTGTATTTGAGTTGTCACAGACAAAAGCTGCAGATACTCATTGCAGCAACTGGAATGGACGATTGTCTGGTTTCATGTAGACCCTTCCATCAGAAGTTAGGGTCAAAAACACTCTCTGGTTCTGATATGGAAGTAAAAGAAAGTTCAATTGAGCAGTGGAATTGTTCGGTTGCTGATGAAGTGAGGGCGATCTCTGAATGTGTGTCACAAGTGAAGAACTTCATAGATCAGTCTGGAGATTCT AATGGTGTTATTGTCCCAATAAGCTGCATTGGTGATATTCAATCTTTGCTGTTGTCAGTCATGTGCAATGTTGCAAGTATATTATCATGTAAGAAATCTTCTGGGCTGGTAGTTGGTGATCAAGCTGAAAGATGCTGCTTTGTTGATTCAGCCATTGCATTCTGCAAACTTCAACACCTCAAACCTACTTTACCTGTTAAAACTCAA GTGGATTTAATTGTTGCAACACATGACTTGCTTGCCGAGTATGGGCTCTGCTGTGCGGGTGAAAGAAGTGACGGGGAGGAAGGGGCATTTCTTAAATTTGCTATAAAGCACCTCTTAGCCTTAGATATGAAGCTTAAATCCAACTTCAATACTTTAAATAGGAACGCAACTGAATGTCATGAGCTGGACTCCCATAATAGTCATGCCAAACCTTCTATAAGTGAATCAAGATCAGATACAATGGATGTGGGTAGGGATCAAACTCGACTTGATGAAACCACTTTCATGGAGAAGGATGCGTCTGAAGGGATAACTTCCAGAGAcatttcatcccataaagccCTAGATAAGGAGACTCCAGGGGTAGAATGTGGAGATCAAAGCTGTGATGGGTCTGATGGCCAGTTCAACAAAGGTGAAAAAGCAAACAATCAGTTTACTGAACGGGGGAATGAACTTACCGAAGACGAAAGGGAGGAACTTGAGTTAAAAATCGATAATGCATTGGATCAATGCTTCTTCTGCTTATATGGTCTAAATCTTAGATCTGATTCTTCCTATGAAGATGATCTAGTTACCCACAAAAATACTAGCCGTGGAGATTACCAGACCAAGGAACAGTGTGCTGATGTTTTTCAGTATATTCTTCCCTGTGCAAAGGCTTCTTCT AGAACTGGATTGGTGAAACTTCGCAGAGTTCTAAGAACCATACGGAAACACTTTCCGCATCCACCAGAAGATGTTTTGGCTAGTAATACGATAGATAAATTCTTGGATGATCCTGATCTATGTGAAGATAAACTCTCGGACGAGGCGGGGTCTGAAGGGTTTCTTGAAACCATGAAGAATATAATGTTACCTGGTGCAGGTAGCCTCAAACAGTATAAAACCTCGTCAGTTGGGAG CACCGAGCAATATTTGGAGGTCTATTGCAATTTGTATTATCTCCTGGCTCAGTCTGAGGAAATGAGTGCCACTGATAAATGGCCTGGCTTTGTACTAACAAGGGAAGGAGAGGAATTTGTACAGCAAAATGCAAACCTCTTCAAATATGATCTATTATATAACCCTCTACGCTTTGAAAGTTGGCAACGACTTGCAAATATCTATGATGAG GAGGTAGACTTGTTGCTAAACGATGGCAGTAAGCACATTAATGTGGTGGGATGGAGGAAGAATGCTGCTTTGCCTCAGAGAGTAGAGATAAGCCGAAGGAGGAGTAGGCGGTGTTTATTGATGAGTTTGGCTTTGGCGAAGACATCAGATCAGCAG TGTGAGATACATGAATTATTGGCATTGGTATACTACGACAGCCTTCAGAATGTGGTACCATTTTATGATCAGCGTTCTGTTGTACCCGCAAAGGATGCAGCATGGATGATGTACTGTGAGAACTCAATGAAACATTTTAAGAAAGCATTTGCACACAA GCAAGATTGGTCCCATGCATTCTATATGGGAAAACTGTGTGAAAAGCTTGGATACTCGCATGATATGTCACTGTCATATTATGATAAGGCTATTGCTTTAAATCCATCTGCTGTGGACCCTGTCTACAGGATGCATGCTTCGCGCTTGAAGTTACTTTATACACGTGGAAAACAGAGCCTGGATGCTTTAAAG GTCCTTTCAGAATATTCTTTTAGTCAGTCAGTGAGAGATGCTGTCATGGATATCTTTGGTAAAATGGGCTCTGTAATTTCACAGTCACCAGTCCATAGAGAGGACAGCACTCAAGCAAAGGCTGATCAGATTATGCAAGAAAAATCACTTGAGGAGGCATGGTGCATGCTTTACAGTGATTGCCTTTCTGCCCTTGAAACTTGTGTTGAAGGGGATCTTAAACATTTTCATAAGGCCAGATATATACTGGCTCAAGGGCTGTATAAACGGGGTGAGAACGGTGATTTGAAGAGGGCAAAGGATGAACTCTCTTTCTGCTTCAAATCATCTCGCTCATCCTTTACTATAAATATGTGGGAGATTGATAGCATGGTCAAAAAGGGAAG GCGAAAAACTCCAGGTTTTGCTGGGAGCAAAAAGGTACTTGAAGTCAACTTACCAGAGAGTTCTCGAAAATTTATTACTTGCATTCGGAAGTACATGCttttctatttgaaattgttgGAGGAGACTGGAGACATATGTACCCTTGACCGAGCATATGTATCTCTTCGGGCAGATAAGAGG ttttcattgtGCATTGAAGATCTTGTCCCTGTAGCACTTGGAAGGTACATTAAAGCCTTAATTTCAACCATGCATCAAGCTGAGACTGTTGGCTCAGGTGCTGCAAGTGGTTCAGAGCATGTTCTGGAGAAATTGTTTGCTTTGTTCATGGAACAGGGGAACTTATGGCCAGAAATATGTGGTCTGCCTGAGATTAAGAGCATAGAAATATCAGAGAGCCGCTTATATGG ATACCTCCATGAACACATTGTTTCATTAGAGAGAAATGGCAAGCTGGAAACGATTGAAGCAATAAATGAGAAGATTCGAAAGCGTTTTAAGAATCCAAAGTTGTCCAATAGCAACTGTGCAAAAGTTTGTCGGCATGCTTCTGTTGCATGGTGTAGATCCCTTATAATAGGCTTGGCAGTGATCACTCCCTTACCATCTGAAATTTCAAGTGATAATCCAGTCATCATGAATACATCAGATGCATGGTTGGAAAGCAGCAATCTGCTTTATGTTGATCTGCAGATGAATGATTTATGGAATTCAGTATTTGAAGActcaattcaattaaaaaatctgGAAACAAAATGGCACCCAGTTGTGTGTAAGATCAagaatataatgattaaaaaagctTCAGATGATGATTTGGAGACTGCCAACGCTTTGCTTAGATCTTCTTACAATTTTTATCGGGAGAGCTCCTGTGTAACGCTCCCATCTGGTGTCAATCTATATTTGGTGTCATCTCGGTTTGTGGCAGGAACACAATTTCAGCCAAGCACAGATGGGGTTGAAACGCTTGATCTGAGCATTCCAAGGAAGCTTCTCTTGTGGGCCTACACACTATTGCATGGTCGCTGTGCAAACATTGCAGGGGTTGTGAAGTATTGTGAAGAAAATGCGAAG tcaaaaatgaaaaaaggaaCTGGAATGTCGTCCGCACCTATAAATATACCTAGTACGGCAACTACTCATACAG GTGCAGGGAAAGATGGAGCACGACATGGTGGAGGAAGTGATGTGGAGGCTGCTCCATTGACCCCTGTGGCATCCGCACCGTTGTGTGAAGGTGATGGCAGAGCTTGTTTGAATCCACTTACAGCTTCAGGCGAGAGTCAAAGGGGTTTATTTTCAGCTCCACAACTGCATCAATGTAAAAATGCTGTTTTAGAGCGGAACAGTTCGATAGAGCGTGAAGCAGGAGATTCAGACAGAAGTTGA